From a single Tetrapisispora phaffii CBS 4417 chromosome 15, complete genome genomic region:
- the SYM1 gene encoding ethanol metabolism protein (similar to Saccharomyces cerevisiae SYM1 (YLR251W); ancestral locus Anc_1.384), which produces MLNTFFTFYRNSINKRPVLTNSLTTGFLFATGDVLAQKLFPNSRSSGTEISSKATRYDYRRTLNSIIYGSVIFSPIGLRWYQLLSKIKTNYKILNFSAIKSFENKFKINIKNTILRVGVDQLLFAPLSIPFYFICMSVLEHPTNKIPVHVPEIKEKLNKLWLSTLLTNWKIWPFFQLINFSIIPLQFRLLTVNFMAIFWNTYLSYTNNYRTPIAKKPVYYPPLNE; this is translated from the coding sequence ATGTTGAATACATTCTTTACATTTTACAGAAATTCTATCAATAAGAGACCTGTCCTGACTAATTCATTAACTACCGGGTTTCTGTTTGCCACTGGTGATGTACTAGCACAGAAGTTATTTCCCAATTCCCGGAGCAGTGGAACTGAAATCAGCTCAAAAGCAACTAGGTATGACTATAGAAGGACcttaaattcaataatatatggATCAGTAATTTTTTCACCAATTGGTCTAAGGTGGTACCAATTGTTGAGcaaaattaaaactaattacaagattttaaatttctcTGCTATTAAGTCATTCgaaaacaaatttaaaatcaacaTCAAAAATACAATCTTACGGGTCGGCGTTGATCAGTTATTATTTGCACCACTCTCAATTCCATTCTATTTCATCTGCATGTCAGTTTTGGAGCACCCCACCAATAAAATACCAGTCCATGTGCCAGagattaaagaaaaattaaacaaattatGGTTGAGTACTTTGTTAACAAACTGGAAAATATGGCCATTTTTccaattaattaatttttcaataattccATTACAATTTAGATTATTAACTGTGAATTTTATGGCAATATTTTGGAACACATATCTATCTTACACTAATAACTATAGAACACCAATAGCAAAAAAACCAGTATATTACCCACCTTTGAACGAATAA
- the TPHA0O00620 gene encoding uncharacterized protein (ancestral locus Anc_1.385), with product MFLDFSGRRRYYPINETFGELYVEVLHFYWIKKDATGLDKKDLIQLQLNYLKNFAIEGIDARIETLVVDDFIINNEWILQKLLLLIAVLKQIKSVGDVIKSCLTIYFLDIKLFQLEYTFENDYRQVEIIDIYNYIYEELSWYYNTILVNIRRGIINLQPDFGITKYDNWDFSQKLLFFHLDVGLNEFSRPTQNFILVPKAFPRKYLLAGKEFTYFHDQLGLNNSYRCFKIELDEGSDMNFIFLQDRNLVISPLESPLQFNWCDKDKIDYIGSLTEESSPKKLQSKLKLNNRTILKNVTNNNGLPQRNLNMLNLFEKETHNKVNQNEVVQDSKSLIDVDEGYIKGREVTTGLEATAMDDSIEDSGELLQQYSSEIVLIEKSPVQENILKELSKTVDRLSIASMELKLLEYPETPVIYNVLRPQTTLNLQNSYGAEELSKKSNNYMSTDNFVFHSTEELKSSALITNSRKSSITYEKPWNIKRDIVDNWKYNNIETITENLASDKYLETIPIRDAFKQKYSKVKEQCRYFKTFVKYRLNEEQS from the coding sequence ATGtttttagatttttcaGGAAGACGTCGATATTATCCAATTAATGAAACTTTTGGAGAATTATACGTTGAAGTTCTTCATTTCTATTGGATTAAAAAAGATGCAACTGGCTTGGATAAGAAAGACTTGATACAACTTCagttgaattatttgaagaattttgCAATTGAGGGGATTGATGCAAGGATTGAAACGTTGGTTGTTGATGATTTTATAATCAATAATGAATGGATATTGcaaaaattattacttCTCATTGCCGTGTTGAAACAGATAAAAAGTGTAGGTGATGTTATTAAATCTTGCCttactatttattttttagacattaaattatttcaacTCGAGTATACTTTCGAAAACGATTACCGACAGGTagaaattattgatatttacaactatatatatgagGAATTATCATGGTATTATAATACAATATTGGTCAACATTAGAAGAggtattataaatttacaaCCAGATTTTGGAATTACAAAGTATGACAACTGGGATTTTTCACaaaaattgttatttttcCATCTTGATGTCGgtttaaatgaatttagTAGACCAACAcagaattttattttagttCCAAAAGCATTTCcaagaaaatatttactaGCAGGTAAAGAATTCACATATTTTCATGATCAATTAGGACTAAATAACAGTTATCGctgtttcaaaattgaattagaTGAAGGCAGTGATATGAATTTCATATTCCTGCAAGATCGGAATTTAGTTATCTCTCCATTGGAGTCCCCATTGCAATTCAATTGGTGtgataaagataaaatagaTTATATTGGTAGCCTCACTGAGGAATCATCCccaaaaaaattacaatCAAAActtaaattgaataatagaACTATTCTAAAAAATGTCACAAACAATAATGGTCTCCCGCAAAggaatttaaatatgttaaatttatttgagaAAGAAACACATAATAAAGTAAACCAAAATGAGGTTGTGCAAGATTCAAAAAGTCTCATTGATGTTGATGAAGGTTATATCAAAGGCAGAGAAGTTACTACAGGTTTGGAAGCCACGGCAATGGATGATTCTATTGAAGACTCAGGGGAATTATTGCAACAATATTCAAGTGAAATagttttaattgaaaaaagcCCTGttcaagaaaatattttaaaggaGCTGAGCAAAACTGTAGATAGATTATCAATTGCTTCGATGGAATTAAAACTGTTAGAATATCCGGAGACTCCGGTAATTTATAATGTATTGCGACCACAAACAACGttaaatttacaaaatagTTATGGAGCCGAAGAACTTTCTAAAAAATCGAATAATTACATGTCAACagataattttgttttccACAGCACTGAAGAGCTTAAATCTTCAGCCTTAATAACAAATAGTAGGAAGTCTTCGATAACTTATGAAAAACCATGGAATATCAAAAGAGACATAGTAGATAATTGGAAGtacaataatattgaaacgATTACAGAGAACTTAGCTTCggataaatatttagaaacTATTCCAATTAGAGATGCTTTCAAACAGAAATATTCCAAGGTTAAAGAACAATGTAGATACTTCAAAACATTTGTCAAATACAGGTTAAACGAAGAACAGAGTTGA